A stretch of DNA from Macrotis lagotis isolate mMagLag1 chromosome X, bilby.v1.9.chrom.fasta, whole genome shotgun sequence:
GTCATATTGGTAAAAAGGCTCTTGTGCTGTGGGGGTAGCTAGATAGGGCAGTAGCTagcaggtctggagtcaggaagatttgagtttaaatccttcctcagacatttgttagctgtgtggccctggacaagtcacttaaccctgtttgccttgatttcttaactataaaatgagctggattttcgaaaaaaatctcaaatggggtcacaagtcAGACAagtgaaaaacaactaaataactaCCACtgtcagggttgttgtgaggaacagatgagatcatatttgtaaaaggcTTAGAAGGCCTTAAAAAGCTGTTGAAATGGAGATATTCTTAGTTTAGTTTCAGTTCCAAGTGTGGAGGCCCTTTCTACCATTGCAGACTGGCACTTGCTCTTAAAATGATTTAACTgatgaagcaaagaaagaagCAGTGATTTGTCTGAGGTGACACAGGCAGTCAGCcacagagctggaatttgaacccagtgtCAGCTCCAGATCGGGACCCAGTGGCAGTCCGGTCTCACTGTGCCCTGGGGCCATGTGGTGCTTAGCTCAAggcctcccctccaccccccagcAGATTGTCTACCCTGCATCAGGAGAATTTTTATGTCTCTCTGGCATCCATCTGGCTTTTGCCACGGAAGCTCAATCCCAGCTTGCCTGTGGTTCCTTTAGTTGACATTGGTTCCAGCCCTGGAGCAGAGGGTGCCAAGTAAAACAGAACTCCCCGTGGAAACAAAGCCCCCATCTTGGCGAGGTGAGTGACCTCTTGCTAGTGCACAGGCTGGCTTCCTGCAAAGAGGCCATTCCCCTGGAACGGGCACAGCTTTCTCTCCCAAGGGCCCACATCCCTGGACAGTAGGAGGATGTGGGACTGAGGGGCTCCAGAGTGGGCATTTCCTGAAGGATCCCAAGGAAGATGAGCTACCTTTAGGGACTGTTTATCCTAGAAGAGGATTAGATGAAAGGAAGGCATGACTAAAGTGACAAGTATGACTGGGTGATTAACAGAGGCAGCCTAAGTAGGCTGCTACTTTAtatacctaaaaaaataaaaaaggaaaaacctttCTAATTTAAAAGGTAGTTCAGAGGAGCAAAAGCCACCCTGGAGCTTGGGGGGGCAGCGGTGGGATCAGGGATGTAGATTTTTAAACAAGCTGATCCTCACTCAAGGACTGAGACCAGAGAGGACATCTGAGCTTGAGATTTAGAGCTAAGGGGAACCTTCAGGAGGGCAgactaaggcccagagaggacAAGTAAGACCACTTGAGGCTCCTTCCAGACCTTGAGATTCTCAGATACTACACAGGCTTAATGAACCTGGCAGTTCATATTCTGTAAGGAAGATGTGTAAGGCTGTACTTAAGATGTCCTGCTTAGTGACTTCCACTTCCAAGTCTAGAAAATCTTGAAGACAATAAAGCAAGCTCAGATGTGTTGCACTGGCAGGTTTTTGAAGGGTAGATGTTCACATTGAAAACTGAGCCAGTATGAACTGGCTCCCTGGGGGAGGGCAGGGAATATTTGGGTTTCATTTAGGGGTCAGTCCTGGTACAGTTTAACATCATTGGTCTGGATGAAGACACTCATCTTGCTGTATGACTTGGGTCACTTGGGAGAGAAGATGACTATAATGATAACTGGCACTTACAGAGCATATGCAAtatgcaaatcactttacaattatctcattttatcctcaaaaacaCCTCAGAGGAAGGGGCTGTTAgcatctccattttatggatgcgaaaactgaagtagacaagttaagtgacttgcctaaagtcagagatgggattttaaCTTGAGTTTTCCAGATTCTTGGCCCccaaactctatccactgaatcatctagctcccttttttgtttttaaggcagtggggttaagtgacttgcttaaggtcacacagctaggtaattaagtgtctgaggttggatttgaactcaggtcctcctgactccagggctggtgctctatatccactgcgccacttagctgccttttcaaaattaaaaaaaaaatttaaaatttttagggacaaaaaaagtttatttagatATTGCTGTAGGTAGCAGgagctaagagaaaaaaaaatagaggcagTTGGAGCAGTTGGAAGCCATTGCTCCACTGCAGGACCAGCAGTAGAGAAATAAGCAGCATAAAGAGAGATGGGGGAATTAGAGATTATCTAGGTAATTGTGCTCCCCAAGAACAGGTTGGCCTCTCAAAGAAAGATGAGCTTATCAAGGTACAAGCAGTAGGAACAGTATAGGGCCAGGAGTTTGGGGGAATGATGCTTCCTGAGACCGAGCTAGTTTCCCATAGGAAGATAAGCCTTAGCTGCCTTTTTAGAAATGAAGTTAAATGGGTCATGGAGAACAGGGTTAGGGGAGGGGAgcaaaaaagattgaaaaggacAAAGCCAatgaaacaaaagaggaaagaggagtaGGGTAGAAAAAGAGCGGTCTCTTCTACTCTTTGGAAGCCTTATCTGGGGTATGCGGGTGGTCTTGGCTGGTGGAGGCCAGGCCAGTAGAATGGGATCATCTGGAAGAAGCTCCTCAGAAGGCTGGCTTAAAAGAGCTATCTGCAGGAGTGGAGGTGGCATCCCACTGACAGATCCTGAAGCCTTGCAGTTAAGGACAGTGAGGctggcaggaagacctgagttccaattctgtaacttcctagctgtgtgaccctggcaagtcatttaacatgtctgcctcagtttcctcatctgtaaaatggggatgcaTAGAGCCCCTACCTCCCAAGGTGCTTGTGAGGCTCAAGTGAGATGTTTGTAAAGTGGTTTTCAAACATGAaggtgctatgtaaatgctagctgaTTATTTGCAGAAAGTTAACATCACTGGGGGTAGAGGAATTTTACATATGAGACagatgaggcccagagaggctaGATGACTTTAACTtcgagttagaagggaccttggaggctGTTAAGTTCAAACTTCTTCCTTTACATGAgggatgaaggaactgaggcagacacagAGCtcaagacttgcccaaggatataAAAGTCATCATTGCCAGAAgctagacttgaacccaggtctcctgatttcaGAGCTGGTGTTCTTTTAACTGGACCATGCCATGTCCTTAGTGTGGCAGGCTCTGAGAGCCTGCAAAGAGAGTTACAAAAGCAGACCCTGCATTCTAGGCGCCCCAGGACACTTCTCCCCCTGAACTGGCATTTCCCCCACCAAAACAATCTTTACAGGGGTGCCTCATTGGATTTGAGAGTTGAGGGCAACTTGTGCTCCTCGAGTCTATGCTGGCCTGCAGACCCTGTGATAGGTTCTCCAAAGGGGCCACACTGAAATGACATAGATCAGGGATGGACTGTGCCCAATCTGAGGGATGGTTTAAGGTTTCTGGAGAAGTGAAGCATCAGCAAGTACATGGGATCACAGATTTCAAGCTGGGAGGGCCTCAGAGCCTGTTAGCCAAACCCCTTCCATCTTTCAGGAGGTAGCTAAGTAGTGCGGGCAATTAGGTGTCACAGTGTTtcgagcactggccttggagtcaggaggacaggagtttgaatccagccacagacatttactagctgcttgattttgggaaagtcacttcatcctgattgcctccaTCCAGGGTAATTTCCAGTTGTATTGaatcctatctgaccactggacccagacggctatggaggagaaaatgaggctggtgacttaacataggccccccttccccctccacttaaatccaatgtatatgcttgtcatggcatgacctccctgatgtcatggtcttcttcaagaatgaaggggtTAAGTAatgtggtggatagaacactggactttgagtgaggaagatctgaatttgaattcttcctgtgtcaccctgggcaagtcatttaacccatctgcctcagtttccttatctgtaaaatgaggataatcagtGCTGTGAAGAACAAATAAGATATACTTGTGCTTAagatttacaaatcttaaaaatgaTAGATAAATGCTAGCGCTTTCTTCTTaatcttttaaaagtaattaacaaatatttttctctcccccccagcccaccaattaaataaaaaaaaccataaaaacctTGTAACAAGTCCATATAATCAATTTGACCATATACACAAATGTATGTTTCATTCTGGATCTTGAATGTATGGCCTCTCTTTCAATGATGTTAttattacagatgaggtaactgaggctcaAAGcattttaagtgattttcccaaggatACAGCTAATcactattacttttaaaaaataaaccacagCAATTCATGAAACCTATAGGAGCAGTGAAATCATAGCTCTGTAGTATAAAGGCAGCTCAGTGAACTGTGTGCTCTTGGGTTCTCTGTATCTTAAAGAATGTGGAATTAGAACAGCAGATGGTAGAAGGCATGGAGAAGTCCTGGAAGTTAGGACATTTTCATTTAGTAAATGGTagtatcagaatttgaactcagagcctctgGTACCAAATCTGGTACACTTTGTGCTACTCCCTTAGAACATGCTTCTTGCCTGGATGGTGAGAAACAGGTAGAAGTGTAATATTCTTGCTGAAGATACTCCAAATCAAGGGAGAAGTTTCAGGCTCTCTTTTCTTAGCCTTCCCTAAAGCAGGCTAAGAAAAATAGCATTGGCAGTCACCTCTTTGAGGGCACTGAGGCACAGACTTTTGGATGGGCCAGCTGACCCCTCCCCTTGGATTCTTGCCAGGACTGGGGTTCAAGGTGGAGCTTTCACATCCTCTCCTGGGCCAGTTGACCCCCTTGGGTTCTTGCCAGGACTGGGGTTCAGGGTGGGGCCTTCATATCCTCTCCAGGTGCTGAGTTGGCTCGAGAGACTATCACATGAATTCAGTTATTTCCATGCTCTTGCTTCCTTTTCCAGGCATCATTCATGCTCGAGGATTAGTCCGGGAATGCCTGGCAGAGACTGAACGCAATGCAAGATCCTAGCCTCCCACTTCACTTCcaaagttttccatttctttgtgaaGAAGAAAGACTAACACTTATTCCTCTGGTGACTTTCAAAACATTCATATCAATCTCTTCTGTTGAATGGTCCAAAAGTTTgggttctttccccttttcttcttcccatcccCACCACAGTCTGTAAGAATAGGAAGTCATTTTGCAGTTAAGATTTCCATTATATGTAGTTAGCAACCTaggtcacttttttttaaaatactgagtCCAGACCATGCATGTAGAAAATTCTGCTTCTGTTGCTGCCAACTCTAATTTACTGCCCTGCTAACTTAACCCCAATCTtggattttcttcctttgaatacaCTTAAAACCACCCACCTAAATATCATTCTTTGCACCTTTTCCAGAATCTCCAATaactctttaaagatttttttcacaaaTCAATGCCAACTGCGTTGACATACCCTGACAGTTGGGTATCTCCCAGTTAGGGCTACATGATGATccctgctttaaaaaataaagaatgtgggtttgtttttgttttgtttttggtgtgTGAGCTTTTGCATGATTGTTCGTGCTTTGAAGTCAATTTAAAATGCATGAGTTACAAATACAGATGATTGATCAGCCTACTAAAAAATGAAGAACCCACAGTTACTTTTCAGACAGACTGTAGATTTCAGATCTTGAGTTTGccatagaatgatttaaaaaatctgGATAAATGACTAAAACTGTTATGTGCatctttgtatgtatttattactTGATGTAATAAAGCTTATTTTCATTAACAATTTGTATCAAAATGTATGTAAGCTTGCTTTCATTTTGCAGTTGGATAAAATGACTGGTTGCTGGATGACAGGGTCAGAGACAAGGAGTCTTTGAGTTAACGTGAAGCAGGGACACTGAGAAATGGGTTGATGTGGCATGATCCAGCTTCAAAACAGATACAGTGAGAGAATGATCTCAATGCTGAGAGGAGAGATGGAATCAGTTTGGTAGcaaagagaatgaggaagaggCAGCCTCACAACTATTAAGTGCATTCCTAAAAACTAACAGGGTTGGGTCTCAGGAATGGGCTTTCTCAGCTGCTTTCTACATGGGTATGCTGAGGGGCAGAGGCAGAATAGAGAAGCAGTTCCAACATCCTTTATTGACAGATGCTaagttttgaaaattttactGATTTTGTTTTGACATGTTATACAAATCCACTAAACTCATGTTAATTTCATGAGAGTGAAGCCAACAAATGGTACGTGCCACTTTGTACTTTAGTAGTTTATCAGTAGACCGGTTCATTAATTAACACCAACAATGTCCAAAGTTTTGACTGAATTTCACATCCTCTCCTGGGCCAGTTGACCCCCTTGGGTTCTTGTCAGGACTGGGGTTCAGGGTGGGGCCTTCATATCCTCTCCAGGTGCTGAGTTTGGGAGGGAGACTAACAATATTTAGTTTGTCTTATCCTTGAGTGTCATGTTCTTCAAAATTTCCATTTGGTAATTGGTGTGTCTGttgttcctttttgttttttttaccccCTGCCTCATTTTACACAAGTAATTTTCACATTCTTAAAATCTTGTTCCTTAGGGTCTGATAATAGTCTGTTATACTCAGACACCATGGTTTGTCTGGTGATTGATTGGTAAAGCACATTTTGATTCCATCtttttgctatgaatatttttgtacatgtagttttttctttttttattgaattttacaatttcccccccccaatcttgctttgcttccctccccccacccccaaagaatgcaatctgttagtctttacatggtttccatgatatacattgatcaaaattgaatgtgatgaaaaatcagatccttaaggaaaacataaaatagaagagaaagcaaaattacataaaataactttttattttaaattaaaggtctttgctaaactccacacttctttctttGGTTATagacggtattctccatcatagatcccctaaaattgtccctgattgttgcactgatggaatgagcaagtctgttaaggttgatcatcccccATATTGCTGTACacgtagttttttttttaatctggttgTCTAGCTTCCTTGGGGTATACATTCAGTAGTAggattgctgggttaaagggtggTAGGAACAATTTTGTGTGGaattccaagttgttttttttaaatggttgacTTCATATCTCCACTTGCTGTGAATTGTTGTGCCTTATTTTCTTACAACCCTACCAAgagtgaatttttctttttaccatcTTTGTTGCTGGAGGTATAAGACGAAGtggtgtctttttttaaaaaccctttcaggggcagctaggtggcgcagtagagcaccagccctggagtcaggagtacctgagttcaaatccggcctcagacacttaataattacctagctgtgtggccttgggcaagccacttaaccccattgccttgcaaaaatctaaaaaaaacaaaacaaaaaacccttctaAATTTAGCAGTTGCAGGAATAAATCAATTATGGTATGACTTATAGAATTTATAATAAGTGATTATTCAAAAGATTGCTCTGAACCCAACAccaaaaaagagaacaatttcaTATTTGTTCATATATGAACAGTTTGTTGAGTAAAACCATGACtctatgttgaattgaattgaattgattttggTTAAGAACTAAACTTTATATTCAGTATATGCCTCATCTCAGGGGAGGGGACTAATCGGTCCACTGGGTAAAGTAAGATTAGAACAAAGCCTTGATATTGTCTCTGGACAGTAAGTATACCCTCACAAGGCGTGCCACTAACCTTGCCTAAAACATAATTATAAGGTGAACATCTCTTACTGGATGATCCATCTGGAGTGAGAAGAAATGAATGTATAATAGCATGGCTGTCATCACATGGGGTTGCAGAATCTTGCCCTTAGTGTGGATTGAGTGAGCTGCTACACCTTGGGGAATCTGAGAAGTTACTTGGCAGGTTGTTAGTTTTCCATCCTGCTTGTCCCTTCATTAgctaagagaagaaataaatggaCACGTGATAAATGGGCTTTCAaaatctctcctttttccttcttattctcttTAAATTGGTAGGAAGTACTGGTGACTTTTCCACATTGCAGAGATACCTTCTCTCAGCTCATGATGATGTAACACTGACTACCATCAACATGGGGCCCTGTCCCCCAGCTCAGCGGTACAAGGCTTAGGAGTTTGTCCACAAATGTTTATTTGAAGTTGTTCTGAGTGTGCCGGCAGTGATGGCAGTCATCACACCCTCTGGCCAGCATGCCAGTGACTGGCTGCAGCTGCTTCTACTCCCTGGTGGCATCACTTCTCCTTTGGCAAAGGGGCTGTTGGCCTTGATTCCTTTAACATGAACTCTTTTAACAGTCTCTTTTTCTCTAgggtttcttttgctttttttttcctttctctcttctttttctctgcctcttttttGACTTTGTAAATGTGACTGTCTTCTCCTCTGTAGAAGAGATCCACTTTCCCTTGCAGAATTTCTCTTGCCAGTTTTCGATTCTGATCAACCGATCTTGTTTGATGGCACTGGGGAAAACAACAGTGTTTTGTTAGGTGGTTGTGGCATGGTACAGTGAGAAGGAACCTCAGACAAATCAAGCCCAAGCCTATCTTACAGATTGAAAGACAGACCCAGAGAGGGCCAGGCTTGCCCAACCTCTTATGCTGAGATGGGGCTAGAGCAGGCACCAGAGCCAGGGCTCTTGCCAGCCTGTTTCAGAACCTGCTGAACCTCATAACTCAACTGGCTAAGTCCATCTAGGGGCTGAGATTAGCCATGACTCTTCCTCTGCTTCCCTAACAGAGCCAGTCACTTGCAGAGTTTGACCTGACCCAGGACAGATGCAGGGGTGAAAGCTGGGCCAAACAAAAGGCCTCTCCATCTGCCAGGAGTTGGCTGGGGCAGTGGCTGCTCCCTGGCTGGGCCACACACAGGATGAATGACGGCCTCTTGTTCTTCGTTCATGGCACATGCTGCAAGCGCCCTCTTGTGGCAGACAGCCTGGAGCACAGCCCTTAGGCCTGAGCTGCATCTCTCATGGACCAGGCCAATCCATCCCAAGTGGAGTTTAAGGCACAAAAATTCGGACAGCTTTTCCACAGCCCTACCACATCAACAGGTGAACAGTGCAACCTTGCCTCAGCTGATAAGCCTAGTTTGGGCAACCAAAGCTGCCAGGgcccgggcggggggggggggcacctcTTTTCAAGATACTTTTCCCCGTCCCCTTCCCCTACCTTGACCACAATGCCCGATGGGATGTGCTTCAGCACCACACAGTTGCTTGTTTTGTTGGTTGCTTGGCCACCAGGACCATGTCCTCTCACAAACTGCTCTTCCAAATCAGCTTCGTTCAGAGGAAGGAGGACCTGGGAGTCTGTCTTTCCTGTCACCTGGGGCCTGTAAACTCCCATCCCAGGGAATAAAAATGCAGGCTTCTTCCACAGCCAGAGCTGCCATAGTCCTGTGCTAAGTCTGCCCAACGAGACTGGAAGGTAAGTGGAGCCCAAAGTATTCATAAAGGAATctgcaagagaaaagaaaatgggaccCCATTTTGAAAACATGCCCAACATTAAGGCTTGGGGGCAAAACAGCCCAACCATAGAAACCTCAGGGTCCTGTAAAGGTTATCCTGCTCTTATAAATGgcttttctattaaaataaaacaaatactttaTTAGAATTTTAACAATAATAgtactagcatttatataggacttagAAAGTGTACAAAACTTTGCATAGGTTACCTCATTTGATCACCAGAGTAAGTATGGAGTAATGGAACAGGATGTGAACTCcgtttttcttgactccaagtccagtgaaATATCCACTCTACATCAAGTAATGACACCATTAACACCTAGTATATTTGCTTTAAAAGgctgtttatatttctttttaaacagttttaaaaattctgttcatttttacttcatcttcatttccaaatatttctttctgttccCAGAGGTCACAGCTTGtatcaaagaacagaaaagagaggaaaaagggggagggggaacaaTTCAACAAAAGGAATAATCAGATAAGCCAGATGATAAGCATATGCAACTGTTTTAGTTCCAGGAGATGGGCCTGTTGGAGGCCAGTTGAACTTCCTCCCAGACAGCTGGACTTTCTAAATCCAAGTCTTTACATTAGACCAATTGGCTCTGCCTCCCTTTTCCTATCCCCCCTTCCCCTAAAAAGAAATCACCTATTCCTTCTAAGGATGATCAGATGAGCAACAAAGGGGCTTGATCAGAGATGTCAAGGGGGTCTTGAGGCTGTCTATCTTCTCAGAACCTTCCCTGCATGTTGCAGAAGTAGAAGCCTGAAATGATGATTTCTTTAACATGTAAccaagaagggcagctaggtggcacaatggatagagcactggccctggagtcaggaggatccaagttcaaatctggcctcagatacttaataaaaattgcctaactatgtgaccttgagtaagtcactcttaactccattgccttaaataaaattaaataaaaaaaaaacccatgtaaCCAAGAACTTCAGTGACTCAAGAGATTAGATTGtgaactgggggtgggggggaaggacaGGGGCTGTGCTGGAGCCATACTTGTAACTGCAAGGTCATCATAAAATAAACTTTactgcttgttgaattgaaaagtCAAATTTGAAGTATCAAAACCCCCCAAACTCAAAGCaccagaatttaaaaaataagaatgcaACATTTTACATCAAATATCTCTGGGACTCCTGgtgctctttttttaaaggtgtgGGACTGAAACTTTGGTGGGCTACTAATGCTGGAATTTTGCCCTGATCCAGATGAAGTAGTTATCTCGGTTAATTCTGTAGCCAACAGCTTCATCAGTTGCTTGGCATCACAATGTTGTGTATAGATTTTCCCTCTAAAAAGATTTTGCGTTAGGGGCATTAactcaaatcaacaaatattaaacagCCACCATTCAAAAGCCTGAGTTGGATGCtggggattattttatttttcaattacctgcagatagttttcaatatccatctttttttgtaagctttGAGTACCATGTTTTTctactccttcccttccttccctccctcctctccatgACCCTTGATCTGTACATGCACAGATCATACATGTACAAGCAAGAACTCAGACCTCTCAGAAAGGAGAATTGTGTGTGCTATCACAGAAGTTAAAGTCTATTTGGGGATATAAAcacatatagtttatatatatattcatatataatacataattagATTTCtattatatgtacatttatatataaacacaagaggttattttaaaaataatgaatttcatttctATCTGGGGAAGGGAACTAATGAACAATGCCTGtctctatttttcctcttcccagCCCAGGCCTTGCAGTCACCACGGAGGGTTACAATGACTACAGAGAAAGGatctacttttctttgtatcaccaccAACAACTGTTAATCTAATTGGGAGCTAGACCTAAGACCTAGGAATAGCAGCATTCCCCAGTCTTAGAAATGGTATTAAAGATATATTGCCATTTGCTTTGCCCTTGATTCCCTTAAGACCAATAGCCTTTTCTCATCTGGCTTGTTGCAAAAACCTGTCATGTGcactgtctcctccattagaatgtaagttcaagggggcagttaggtggctcagtggatagatcaccagccctggagttaggaagacctgagtttaaatctgacctcagacacttaataattatctagctatatgacctttggcaagtcacttaacccccccccccccccactgccttgcaaaaacaaacaaaaaacaaagaagggaAGCAAAAGCAGTTTCTCATTTCTTATCTAGAGTCAAATTTGGTTGTTTCAATTACAGAAttcagggtatttttttttaaacttctgatTTACAAGAATAATTtgtggagcagttaggtggtacagtggatagaacactggccctggagttaggaggacctcagtttaaatcctacctcaaacatttaataattatctagctgtgtgacttcgggcaagtcacttaaccccactgcctgccaaaaaaccccccaaacttagagaaatgcaaattaaagcatctctgaggtacctcacACCTctgactgaccaatatgaccagaaaggacaatgatcaatgttggaagggatgtgggaaatctgggacacattgttggtggagctgtgaactcatccaatctttctggagagcaatttggaattatacccaaaaggcaataaaaatgtgcataccctttgatccagcaaaaccactactgggtctatactctgaagagatcatgaaaaggggtgaaaacatcacttgtacaaaaatattcatagtagcactgtttgtggtggcaaagaattggaaatcaagtaaatgtccttcaattgtggaatggctgaacaaactgtggtacatcaatgtgatggaacactactgttctattagaaactaggaggaatggaaattcagagaagtctggaaggctttgcatgaactgatgctgagtgagatgagcagaaccagaagaacactgtactccctaacagcaacataggggtgatggtcaaccttaatgaacttgttcattccatcagtgcaagaatcaggaacaattttgcggtatctgcaatagagaataccatctatatccagagaaagaattgtggattttgaccaaagactattacctttaattaaaaaacaatcctccttattatgtaattttgctatcttttgcatttcattttttcccttaaggatatgatctctcaacacattcaatttagatcaatgtgtagcatggaaaaTAATGTAcagactatcagactaccttctgtggggtgggggtgggggagggaagcgagattaggggaaaaattgtaaaattaaaaaatatattaaaaaagtcaaataaacaggagaaaaatgtacacagCAAGAATAATAGTTtactaatgatcaactgtgaataacttagctactcttttaaaaattttctgaatATTTAAATTGACAAATGAATACCAAAATTCCgaataaatgattaaaatgtctgTTAAAGCTGACAGAAGAGCTATTAGGTAAAGAGGGAAGAGCTGGCAGTAATGTGAGATTCCTATATATCCAATCACCACATACCTCTCCAAGCTCACCAGAAACGGAGGATGGTAAAAACATCAGTGTTTTTCCCTATGTTCTTGGTATCAGAATCATGGACCTCCACAAAGTCCCTTCCTAATTCCTTCTCCTGGTATAGAAATGATCCTAGGTCCTTGAAGTTTATGTTGATGAAGTATGAGCTCTGACACCTCCTTTGTTCTGAGAAAGTTCTGAGTGAGGTTCTAGCCACTGGGAACTTGCTGAGAACCAGCCTGTACTCATAGGCTAAACCTGCAAGAGTCCACTAGCCACTTGGAAAACTCCAACATCTGCCTAGTTTTACATCCCCCAACTTCTCCACTGACAGGAGATGCTATGAGAAAGTTGGAGATGGGTCATAAACAGGAACTGACTTAGTCTTGTTGAGGGCGTATGTGTGGATACTGTAAGGGATGAGGGAGAACAATCTTTACATTCTTGCTACAAATGTCAGAAACAAAATTGCAGCTTAAGAGAAGAATGGCTTACAGGTTCTCCTTGGAGAAACAACTTGATCATTTTTG
This window harbors:
- the MTRFR gene encoding mitochondrial translation release factor in rescue isoform X2, yielding MTSGGGGGEGVRACAGACADGPFAFPGGASSLWPRARLPGRSCSGPDSFMNTLGSTYLPVSLGRLSTGLWQLWLWKKPAFLFPGMGVYRPQVTGKTDSQVLLPLNEADLEEQFVRGHGPGGQATNKTSNCVVLKHIPSGIVVKCHQTRSVDQNRKLAREILQGKVDLFYRGEDSHIYKVKKEAEKKKRERKKKAKETLEKKRLLKEFMLKESRPTAPLPKEK
- the MTRFR gene encoding mitochondrial translation release factor in rescue isoform X1, producing MDTVLSSKSYEKMEMLIPLQSLTGYLIQGIMTSVFHLAYQLIKSLSQFNSFMNTLGSTYLPVSLGRLSTGLWQLWLWKKPAFLFPGMGVYRPQVTGKTDSQVLLPLNEADLEEQFVRGHGPGGQATNKTSNCVVLKHIPSGIVVKCHQTRSVDQNRKLAREILQGKVDLFYRGEDSHIYKVKKEAEKKKRERKKKAKETLEKKRLLKEFMLKESRPTAPLPKEK
- the MTRFR gene encoding mitochondrial translation release factor in rescue isoform X4; translation: MGPRCASDSFMNTLGSTYLPVSLGRLSTGLWQLWLWKKPAFLFPGMGVYRPQVTGKTDSQVLLPLNEADLEEQFVRGHGPGGQATNKTSNCVVLKHIPSGIVVKCHQTRSVDQNRKLAREILQGKVDLFYRGEDSHIYKVKKEAEKKKRERKKKAKETLEKKRLLKEFMLKESRPTAPLPKEK
- the MTRFR gene encoding mitochondrial translation release factor in rescue isoform X3; this encodes MEMLIPLQSLTGYLIQGIMTSVFHLAYQLIKSLSQFNSFMNTLGSTYLPVSLGRLSTGLWQLWLWKKPAFLFPGMGVYRPQVTGKTDSQVLLPLNEADLEEQFVRGHGPGGQATNKTSNCVVLKHIPSGIVVKCHQTRSVDQNRKLAREILQGKVDLFYRGEDSHIYKVKKEAEKKKRERKKKAKETLEKKRLLKEFMLKESRPTAPLPKEK